In Triticum urartu cultivar G1812 chromosome 6, Tu2.1, whole genome shotgun sequence, the following proteins share a genomic window:
- the LOC125516877 gene encoding mitochondrial metalloendopeptidase OMA1-like, giving the protein MNQILKKSGSAIFRLLVRCKPGVRPPQPPLRTATRSYRAYRRRLPAVSRSATTPSHGLLSEGPRRPELIHFTRGRGGEPWYLDWRKLAARVLAPGAAAIAAYYHNLETVPYTNRTHLVFLSPRIERWLGGRAFDDLKKEKAGMILPAEHYESVRVRRITSEIVRAARRTLGVAPVDPAGELLNDRFMARNYGKQAMTRHLDGLDWEVIVVEDRKVNAMCVPGKILVYTGLLDYFRTDAEIAAVLGHEVGHIIARHSAEAITKSLCSYAVQRLVMGRDSPDFMRGVSKLLFTLPFSRKMEIEADHIGMLLLAAAGFDPHIAIAVEEKLGKMSRKSELENYLSTHPSGKKRVQSLSQDKVLKEAMELYREASPVKEAERFSIPDPFDIRGRRSHSWKW; this is encoded by the exons ATGAACCAAATTTTGAAGAAATCGGGCTCCGCCATCTTCCGGCTCCTCGTGCGCTGCAAGCCGGGGGTCCGACCACCACAGCCGCCGCTGCGCACGGCCACTAGGTCCTACCGCGCCTACCGGCGGCGCTTGCCGGCGGTCTCGCGCTCGGCCACTACCCCAAGCCATGGACTCTTAAGCGAAGGGCCGCGGCGCCCGGAGCTCATCCACTTCACCCGAGGCCGCGGCGGGGAGCCGTGGTACCTCGACTGGCGGAAGTTGGCCGCGCGGGTTCTCGCCCCTGGCGCCGCGGCGATCGCCGCGTACTACCACAACCTCGAGACCGTGCCGTACACCAACCGCACCCACCTTGTGTTCCTCTCTCCCCGGATCGAGCGGTGGCTCGGCGGGCGCGCGTTCGACGATCTCAAGAAGGAGAAAGCCGGCATGATCCTACCCGCGGAACACTACGAGAGCGTGCGCGTCAGGCGCATCACCTCGGAGATCGTCCGCGCCGCCCGACGCACCCTTGGAGTTGCGCCCGTCGATCCAGCCGGGGAGCTGCTGAATGACAGGTTCATGGCCAGGAACTACGGGAAGCAGGCGATGACGAGGCATCTCGACGGGCTCGATTGGGAGGTGATCGTCGTGGAAGACAGGAAAGTCAACGCGATGTGCGTTCCAGGCAAGATCTTGGTCTACACTGGATTGCTCGACTACTTCAGAACTGACGCCGAGATCGCCGCTGTGCTAGGGCATGAG GTTGGACACATTATTGCGAGGCACTCGGCCGAGGCGATCACCAAGAGCTTGTGTTCTTATGCTGTGCAACGACTTGTCATGGGGCGGGACAGTCCAGACTTCATGAGGGGTGTATCGAAATTACTATTCACGCTGCCCTTCTCACGAAA GATGGAGATAGAGGCAGATCACATTGGAATGCTGCTACTTGCTGCAGCTGGTTTCGATCCACACATAGCCATTGCAGTCGAAGAGAAGCTAGGAAAGATGTCAAGAAAATCAGAATTGGAAAACTACCTCTCCACTCACCCTTCAGGTAAGAAAAGAGTGCAGTCCTTGTCGCAGGACAAAGTCTTGAAGGAAGCGATGGAATTATACAGGGAAGCTAGTCCCGTCAAAGAAGCTGAACGTTTCTCCATTCCTGACCCCTTCGATATTAGGGGCAGGCGAAGCCATAGTTGGAAATGGTAG
- the LOC125512513 gene encoding blue copper protein-like, with protein MASSSALIALLVVLGCAAAASAATFTVGDGQGWTTGANYATWASGKTFAVGDKLVFNYASQAHTVTEVTKSEYDACSSNANGDNSGATTMTLKAGANYYICTIGTHCAAGMKLAVTAGDSSPGTPAAGTPPTTPSGSGGSRVRMEAGPVLAATAGVLLKLALF; from the exons ATGGCCTCGTCCTCCGCGCTGATCGCGCTCCTTGTTGTCCTTGGCTGCGCTGCGGCGGCCTCCGCGGCCACGTTCACCGTCGGAGATGGGCAAGGGTGGACGACCGGCGCCAACTACGCCACCTGGGCCAGCGGCAAGACCTTCGCGGTTGGAGACAAGCTCG TGTTCAACTACGCGAGCCAGGCCCACACAGTGACCGAAGTCACCAAGAGCGAGTACGACGCCTGCTCCAGCAACGCCAACGGTGACAACAGCGGCGCCACCACCATGACCCTCAAAGCCGGCGCGAACTACTACATCTGCACCATCGGCACCCACTGCGCCGCCGGCATGAAGCTAGCCGTCACCGCCGGCGACTCCAGCCCCGGTACCCCCGCGGCGGGGACGCCGCCCACCACCCCGTCCGGGTCCGGCGGCTCCCGCGTGCGCATGGAGGCCGGCCCCGTCCTCGCGGCCACCGCCGGCGTCCTCCTCAAGCTCGCCCTCTTCTGA